The following proteins come from a genomic window of Salvia hispanica cultivar TCC Black 2014 chromosome 4, UniMelb_Shisp_WGS_1.0, whole genome shotgun sequence:
- the LOC125221336 gene encoding protein SRC2 homolog → MGSWRFEITVVSAESLPDIRRLGRMKVYAVVSLNRDYETMRETTVDKYGNTNPRWNFPFVYSINGSYLRQPGMDVVVELFCERTLGDKLVGQVIIPVKSLFDRGLRSQRSLSYPIAGTRHAKLNILYSFEETAKPPRRRSSSWEDGDGLDILVRGLSLMTGDFSSLIN, encoded by the coding sequence ATGGGCAGCTGGAGATTCGAAATAACGGTGGTCTCGGCGGAGAGTCTCCCGGACATCCGGCGTCTGGGGCGGATGAAAGTGTACGCGGTGGTCTCCCTCAACAGAGACTACGAGACGATGAGGGAGACCACCGTGGACAAGTACGGAAACACAAACCCTAGATGGAACTTCCCCTTCGTCTACAGTATCAACGGGTCGTATCTCCGGCAGCCGGGGATGGACGTGGTGGTGGAGCTCTTCTGTGAGAGGACTCTGGGAGACAAGCTTGTAGGTCAAGTGATTATCCCAGTGAAGAGTCTGTTTGATAGAGGACTCAGATCTCAGAGAAGTTTGAGCTACCCCATTGCCGGGACTCGTCACGCTAAGCTCAATATTCTCTATAGCTTCGAGGAGACGGCGAAGCCTCCAAGGAGGAGGAGTTCGTCGTGGGAAGACGGAGATGGGCTCGATATTCTAGTGAGAGGTCTCTCCCTCATGACCGGAGATTTTTCGTCGTTGATCAACTGA